CGGGCGCCTCGCGTCGTAGGTCGGCGAAGGGCACGCCGAGCTGTTCGCCGACGGCGGCTACGACGTCGCGCTCGGCGATCGCTCCCATCTCGACGAGCACATCGCTGAGCGCTTTGCCCGAAGTGCCCTGACGTTCCTTCGCCGCCTCCAGCTGCTCGGTGGAAATAAGGCCGCGCTGCACCAAAAGGTTGGCGATGGCCGATCCGGCGCCCGCGGATGGCGCCGCCGACTGGGTCGTGGGCGCGCTCGGCTCATCGAGCGCAGGGCGCTCGGTCGCCTTGCGGCGGCCCAGTGCCATTACGAACCAGCTTCAAAGGTCACGGGCGCACAATTTTACCGCGAGGCTCCACAACCGGGGGTTACCGCGGGATTGCCGGGTGGTGGCTTACCGGAGGCGTCGGCGGAACCCGAAGGCGAATGCCACCACCACGCCGAGGCCGAACACTTCGCGTGACGCGTCGTCAGCGGCCGCCGTCTGGGTTGGTGGGTTCGCGGGCGTGGGCGAGGGCAGCGTCACCGCGACCGGCGCGACCACCGCGACCGGCGGCGCCGGCAGCGGTGGGGGTGGCGGAGGTGGTGGCGTATCGGCGTCGAGGTGCACCGTCCAGCCGAGGTCGTGGAGGATGCCGAGCGCCGCGGGACCGACTTGGTGGATCGTCTCGCCGCGGCGGATCGTCGTGGTCATCAACGCGTCGGGACTCCCGGGCGAGTAAGCGACTTCCGCGAGGTGAGCCAGGCTGCAGTGGTAGTTCCATTGCGACCGCGACTCGATCCGGATGCGGCGGCCACCGGCGTCGCGCGCGGGGCCGCCCCAGACGACCGCGCCGCTCGTCACCGCGACGCGTAGCGCGGCCGACGGACTCGGGAACGCCGACTTGTCGAGCAGCGGTGCGCCGCTGCGCCCGTCGACGAGGAACCGGTCCATGGCGACGGCGCCGAAGCCGCTGCCGTCGTCACCGAAACGCCCCCACGCGACCTGGCCGTCGCCGGCGTCGTGAAACGACGCGAATAATCCGAGTCCGTGACCGATCTCGTGCAGAGCGAATGTTTCGAGGTCGACGTAGCCGGGCGGTGCCGGCGTGTCGGGGTCGAATTGCCAGCGCTCGCGCGTGCTGAAGGTGATCGAAACGTCGGGCCGCCCGTCGCGCAGGTCGCGCCCGCTCAACGCGTCGGCCAGCGCGACCGGTTCGAGGTCACCGTCGGGTGCGGCGCGCACGAGACGCAGGTGGTCGCTCGCCGCCGCGACCAGTGGCGGAAGGTCGCCCCAGTGCACGGCGACGACGACGGGCACCGGCGTGCTGACAAGCGCGCTCCAGTGCGTCAGCGCGCGCTCGATGGCGACGTGCGCCTCAAGCGGTACCGACGCGTCATAGCTCGCGCGGAACTCGCTGCTGGTGGCGTGCGCCGGCGCCGGCGCGGCCAGCACGACCGCCGCGACGACACCAGCAATGCACGCGTTGATCCGCCCCCGGAAACGCACGATCGCAGGAGACCATGCCCGGGTACCGCGGCGCTATGGCAGCGGTCACATCGTGGGACTACGTGGTCTTCGAGGGCAGGCCGTTGCGGATGTTGTAGACCGCGACCACGTCCGAGACCGTGATCAGCCCGTCGCCGAGGTTGCCGGTGTAGGCACCGGTCACGATCGCTTCCACCGCGCCGACGACCTCGTCGTCCTCGACGATGACGGTCACCTGGAGCTTGTGGGTGACGGCGAGCTCATAGGTCTGGCCGCGCCACTCACCCACCTTCTCGGGCGACTGACCGTGGCCCCGCACGTCGGCGATGGTGAAGCCGGCAAACCCGGCCTCCTTCAACTGCTCGGCGACGTTGTCGAATCGGTCGGGGCGGATGACAGCTTCGATGCGCTTCATTAACCGGCCACCTCTTCACGCAGCGCCTTGGCCGACGTGGCCACCGACGCGTTTCCGACGGGAGCAAACACTGGTCCCTGCGCTTCGAGGAAGTCGGGATAGGCCAGCGCCCCCATTTCCGGCAGGTCGAGACCGGCGATCTCGTGCTCTTCCTTCGAGCGGAACCCGACCGTCTTCTCGAGGATCTTGAAGAAGATGATGCAGGCGATCGAGCACCACACGACGAGGGTGACCACGTCGATGAGCTGGGCGCCGAGCTGGCCGGCGCTGCCGTAGAAGAGTCCCTTCACCGGCGAGGCGACTCCGTTGAGGCCGGCGCCGTACGAGCCGTCGGCGAACAGGCCGACGGCGATGAGGCCCCACAAACCGTTGGCGCCGTGCACCGCGACCGCACCCACCGGGTCGTCGACCTTGAGCACACGCTCGACGAACACGACGACACCGACGACGAGGCAACCGGCCACGGCGCCGATGACGCAGGCGCCCCAGGGGGCGACGAAGGCGCACGGGGCGGTGATGGCCACGAGGCCGGCGAGCAGCCCGTTGGCCGTCATCGACGGGTCGGGCTTGCCGAAGACACGCCACATCACGAGCATCGCCGCTATGCAACCCGTCGCCGAGGCCAGGATCGTGTTGACGATCACGGCGGTGAAGCGGAAGTCGGTGCCGGCGAAGGTCGACGCACCGTTGAAGCCCATCCAACCGACGAGGAGGATGAAGGTGCCGAGGATGGCCATCGGCAGGTGGTGACCCGGGATGGCGCGGGGCTTGCCGTCCTTGTCGAACTTGCCGATGCGGGGCCCGAGCATCTTGGCGCCCCAGAAGGCGGCCACGCCGCCCATGGCGTGCACGACGCCCGAGCCGGCGAAGTCGACGGCGCCGTGGCCGAGCTTCGGGCCCATCGCGCCGATCTGGCTCAGCCAGCCACCGCCCCAGACCCAGTTGCCGTAGACGGGATACAGGATCATCGAGGCGAACAGCCCCCACACGCAGAAGCTCGAGAACTTCCAGCGCTCCGCCATGGCGCCGGTCGGAATCGTGGCGGTCGCATCCATGAACACGAGCTGGAAGAAGAAGAAGCCCAGGATCGAAACGTCATAGGAGTTGCCGCCGAGGAAGAAGCCGTGGTGGCTCAGGATGTTCCAGGCGCCGATGTGCCACGGCGCGCCGAGTGACGTGATGCCGAGTATCCCTCTGACGTCGACGGATCCGAACATGAATGCGTAGCCGCACACGTACCAGCCGATCACCCCCAACGCGAAGATGACCATGTTCATCATCATGGTGTGGCTGGCGTTTTTGGCTTGCGTGAAGCCGGTCTCGACGAGGGCGAAGCCCGCCTGCATGAACAGCACCAGCACGCCACCGACCGTCAACCAGACAAGGTTGATGGCGATCCGGTTCTGCTCGACCTGGTCGGCGATCTTCTCGATCGTGGGCGTGTGCCCGCCGGTGAATGACGTCGATACCGACGCGTCATTGCCAGTATGGGTGCCGTTGTGATCCCCGTTCGCCGCGAAAGCAGTGCCCGCCGTTGCGCCCAGCGCCAGCAGCACGATCGCGACGACGCCAAAAATACGTCTACGCCACATGATGTCCTCCGTCCGTTTCGTCGGAGTGTTACATCGGCGTCAGAACGGCGTAAGGATCGCGACGGGCTTCTTCACGGACGTTCACGTGGCTGAAACAGATTCGAAACAATCCGACGGCGAAGCGCCACTTTCGATCGGTCGTTTCCTCGGACGCGGCGCATCGACGTCGTTCGTGTTGCAGGCGAGCGCCGTCGTGCTCAATTACGTCACGAACATCGTCTTCGCCCGCACGCTCGGCGTCGACGACTTCGGCGTGTTCACCTACGTCACGAACTGGGCCCGGATCGGCGGCGGGATCAGCCACCTCTCGATGGCGAGCAGCGGGCTGCGCTTCGTGGCCGAGCATTCCGCCGCCGAGGACTGGCCCGAGGTCAAAGGCGTCATCCGCACGAGCCGCCAGCTCCCGGTGTTCCTCGGCGGTGCGGCCGCCGTCATCGGCTCGGTCGCGATTCTGGCGGTCCAGGGACGCACACCGGCGTCGGTCGCCATGGTGCTGGCGTTGTGGATCATCCCCACCGCCGGGCTCATCGAGATGCAGGAGACGATCCTGCAGGCCTACCGGCTCATCTTCCGGGCGTTCTTCCCGTGGCTCGTGTTCCAACCGATCGTCGCGATCGCATTGGCGCTCGGCGCGCTGCTATTCGGCGTGCACGTGTCGGCCTCGATGGCCGTCGCCATCATGCTCGGCTCCTACGTCGCCGCGCTGGCGTTGCAGGGCGTGTGGTTGCACGCGGCGATACCCGCTGAGGTGCACGCCGCGCCCGCGGCTTACGAGTACCGCGCCTGGACGAAGGTGACGGCGCCGATCTTCCTGTCCAACGTGGTGTCGATCGTGTTCACGCGACTCGACGTCGTGATGGTCGGCATCTTCCTCGGCGCCAAGGAAGCGGGTATCTACGCCGTCGCCATGCGCGCCGGCAACCTCGCCCAGATCGGTCAGTCGTCGATGGCCGCCATCGTCAGCCCGCGCATCTCACATCTGTACTGGGCCAACCGCGAGGACGAGCTGCAGGACCTCGCGCTCACGTCGGTGCGTTGGATCTTCTTCCCGTCCGTGGCCCTGACCGCGCTGATGTTCCTGTTCGCCAACCCGATCCTCAGTGTCTTCGGCCACGCGTTCATCGCCGGGCGCTGGGTGCTGATCTGGATCGCGCTCGGGCAGCTGGTCAGCGTCAGCTCGGGGCCCGTCGGCTGGCTCATGAACCTCACCGGTCGCCAGAACACCGCGGCGAAGGTGTTCGGCGCCACCGCCGCGCTCACCGTCGTCGGCTACATCGTGCTCATCCCGTGGCTCGGCATCGTCGGGGCTGCTATCGCCAACGCGGCGGCGATCGCGGTGCGCAACCTCGTGCTGTCGAGGTTCGCCCGTCGCAGCCTCGGCTACAACGTGTCGGTCTGGGCGTCGCTGCGCCGCCGCCATCCGGAGCAGGCATGACCGTCCCCGTCGACGCGCCCGACGGCGAGGGCACCCAGGGCGTCATCCGCTCCAGCGCGCTCGTCGCCGTGGGGACGGGGTTGTCGCGCGTTACGGGGTTCTTGGCGCTCGCGGCGGTCGCCTACGCCCTCGGCTTCACCCGCCTTACCGACACCTACAACCTGGCCAACACGACGCCGAACATGGTCTACGAGTTGCTGCTCGGCGGCGTGCTGTCGGCGACGCTCGTGCCCGTCTTCGTCGAGCGGCTCGAGGACGACGACGCCGAAGGCATCGGCGCGGTCGTGTTCGTGAGCATCGTCGCGTTGGTGGCGCTGACCGCGGTCGGGCTCTTGGTGGCGCCGCTGATCATCCGGCTGCTGACGGCGGAGGCGCCCGGCGCCACCGCCCATCTGCAACGTCACGTCGCCAACGGCCTGCTGCGCATGTTCATGCCGCAGGTCTTCTTCTACGGCCTGATCGCGATCGCGACGGCGCTACTGCACGCGCGCCGGCGCTTCAACGTGCCGGCGTTCGCGCCCGCGCTCGCCAACCTCGTCGAGGTCGCGCTGTTCCTCTGGGTGCGTCACGTCGCGAGCGGCACGCCGACGCTGCAGCAGGTAGCCCACGATCGCGGGCTGGCGCTGCTGCTCGGGCTCGGCACGACCGCCGCGGTCGCGTCGATGGCGATCCCGATCGCAGTGGCGGTACACCGCAGCGGGCGCGTGCGCCTGTCGACGAGCTGGCGCCACCCGGCGGTGGCGAAGGTGTTCCGGCTCTCGGGGTGGACGATTGGCTACGCCGTGGCCAACCAGGCGTCGCTGTGGGTGATCCTCGTGCTCGCCAACCGCCACGCCGGCGGGGTCGCCGCCTACCAGGGTGCCTTCGTGTTCTTCCAGCTGCCGCACGGGCTGTTGGCGGTGTCGCTGATGACGACGATCACGCCGGAGCTGGCGCGGCGGGCGACGCGGGGCGAGTGGCAGGCATGGCGCGATCGCTTCGACGGCGGGCTGCGCCTGCTGCTCGTGGTGGTCGCACCGGCGGCGACCGGCTACGTGGTGCTGGCGCGGCCGCTGATCACGACGCTGCTGCAACGCGGCGCTTTCTCCAGCGGTTCGACGTCGCTCACCGCGCACCTGCTCGTGACCCTCGCCGCCGGCCTCCCCGGCTTCTCGGTGTACCTCTACACGCTGCGCGGCTTCTACGCCCTGAGCGACACGCGTACGCCCTTCGCGTTGAACGTGGTGCAGAACGTGCTCACCGTCGTCGCCGCGCTCGCCTTGGATCCACACTTCGGTGTCGCCGGGCTCACCGCCGCGATCGCGCTGGCGTACACGCTCGCCGCCGTGTTGGCGCTGGCCGCGTTGCGCCGCCGCGTCGGCGGCGTCGTGCGCATGCACACGGTCGTCACCGCCGTGCGGGTCTTCGTCGCCTGCGCTGTAATGGGCGCCGCGGTGGTCGCGATCCGCCACGTGACTTCGGGCCGCGGTGCGCTGATGACGACCGCGGTCGGCGTGCTCGTCGGCATCGTCGTCTACGTCGCCGGTGTCTCGGCGCTGCGGGTATCCGAAGCCCGCGAACTCGTCGGGGTCGCCCGGGGCGTCGTGCGTCGGTAGCTAGAACCCCAGCGCCCGCGCGATGGCGGCGTGCCATGCGGGCGACAGTTTCCCGCCGGCGGCAACGCTGAGATCGAAGCGGTCGCGCGCCCGTCCCCCGACGGTGTCGACGGACGCGGCATGGACGTCGACGCCGGCGTCGGCGAAGACCGTCGCGATGGCGTGCAGCAGCCCCGGCTGGTCGGCGGCGACGACCTCGCACGCCGTATAGGCCGGCGATGCGTCGTTGTCGAAGGTCACGCTGGCGATGGCAACGGACGTCGGCAGATACGGCCGGTCGAGGGCCCGGGCGAACTCGTCGGCTCCGGGAGCGCCGTGACGGTCGACGACGAAGCTCTGGAGCGCGGCGCCGTCGTCCCACGTGGCGACGACCGCCTGAAGCACGCCGATGCCGTGCGCCGCGAGTACGCCGGTCGTCCGGGCCAGCAGGCCCGGGCGGTCGCGGGCCGCGATGTCGAGGTTCCACGCACCGCGTCGGCGCGCTGGGGTGGTGGCGACGCGCACTTCGCCGGCGCGTGGCAGCGGGTCGAGCAGCGCGGCGTGGCGCGCCAGATCGGCGCGGTCGTGCACGGCCACATAGGCCGCGGGCGCGGTGGCGATGCGGTCGGGTACGGCGGCGCGGCGGCGCAGCGTGATCATCGGCGGGCCCGGCGCACGTCCACCGCGCCACTTTTGTACGAAGGCTGGCGCGAGTAGGGATCGAACGACGCGTTGGTCAGCTTGTTCGTCGCCACGTAGTGCATCGGCACGAACACCTGCCCGGCGCGCACCGTCGGCGTCACACGGGCTTGCGCCTGCATCGACCCGCGCCGCGACACGACGACGACGGAGTCGCCGTCTCCGATCCGTCGCCGGCGCGCGTCGTCGGGCGCCAGCTCCACGTAGGGCTCCATGTCGCTCAGCGAGCGCAGCACCGCCGACTTCGCCGTGCGGGTCTGGGTGTGCCATTGGCTCGAGCCGCCGCGGCCGGTGAGCAGGAACAGCGGGTAGTCGTCGTCGACGGGTTCGGCCACAGGACGCGGGGCCTCGAACACGAAGCGCGCCCGGCCATCGGCGTGGAAGAAACGGCCGTCTTCGAACAGGCGGCGCTCGTCGGTCGCTTCGACCACCGCGCCGCGCGGGAAGGGCCACTGCACGCCGCCGCAGCGGTCGACGGCGTCGTATCCGTCGATGCCCGTGATGTCGCACGGTCGACCGGCCGAGAGGCGCTGGATGATCCCGAAGACGTCCTCGGGCGTTTGCCATTCGGCGAAGAGATCGCCGCAGCCCCAGGCGTCGGCGATCAGGCGGAAGATGGCGAAGTCGGAGAGCGCGTCGCCGGGTGCGGCGGCGACCCGCTTGATGATGCCGACGCGGCGCTCGGAGTTGATGAAGGTGCCTTCCTTCTCCCCCCAGCCGGCGGCCGGCAAATACAGGTCAGCGCACTCCGCGGTTTCGGTCGTGGGGTACATGTCCTGCACGACGAGGAAGTCGAGCTTGTCGAACCCGAAACGCATCATGTCCTGGTAGATCCACGAGTGCGCGGCGTTCGTGGCAATGATCCACAGGCCTTTGATCTTGCCATCGAGGACGCGCTCGACGATCTGGTCGTAGGCGAGCGACGGGCGGTCGGGGATGCGGCTCACGTCGATGCCGAGGATGTCGGCCACGTCGGCGCGGGCGTCGGGGTTGGCGAAGTCGCGACCACCGAGCAGGTTCGTCGTGTTGCTGAACAGCCGTGAGCCCATGGCGTTGCACTGGCCCGTGATGGAGTTGGCGCCGGTCCCCGGCCGCCCGATGTTGCCCGTCATCAGCGCGAGGTTCACGATGGCCTGCGCGGTGCGCGTCGACTCGTGACCCTGGTTGACGCCCATCGTCCACCAGAACGACACGCGCTCGCCGTCGTGGATCGTGCGCGCCAAGCGCTCGATATCGGTGGCCTCGAGGCCGGCGGTCGCCGCCACGTGCTCGGGCGCGAAGTCGGCCACGAACGCGGCGAACGCGTCGAACTCGTTTGTGTGGGCGTCGATGTAGCCGTGATCCACCCAGCCCTCGCGCACGAGGACGTGCGCCACTGCGTACAGGAAGGCGAGGTCCGACTTCGGTGTGATGGCGTAGTGCTGCGTGGCCGCCGCCGCGGTCTCGGTCGTGCGCGGGTCGACGACGATGATCTCGGGTGCGTGCGGGTTGCGGCACACGCGCTCCCACATGATCGGATGCGCGATGCACAGGTTCGAGCCGACGAGCACGATCACGTCGGACTCTTCGAAGTCGGCGTAGGTGTACGGCGGAGCGTCGAAGCCGAACGACTCCTTGTACGCCACCACGGAGGTGGCCATGCACTGGCGCGTGTTGCCGTCGCCGTGGACCAGGCCCATCCCGAACTTGGCGAGCGCGCCGAGGAAGGCCATCTCTTCTGTCGGGATCTGGCCGGTCGAGAGGAAGGCCACCGACTCAGGGCCGTACGCGTCGAGGATCGCCCCGAAGCGGTCGACGAACGTCGTGATGGCCGCGTCCCAGCCGATGGGCTGGAGCTTGCCGCGATGATCGCGCCACAGCGGCGTCGTCCCTCGGTCGGATGCGCGCAGCGGCGTCAGCGCTTCCCAGCCCTTGGGGCACGCCATCCCGAGGTTGACCGGATACTTCGTCGTGGGCGTGATGTTCACCGCCTGGCCCTCGCGCAGGTGGACGTCGAGCGAGCACCCTGTCGAGCAGAAGCCGCACACCATCGAGGTGACCGCCGTTGGCTTGCCGGCTGCCGGCACCTGGCCGAGGCCGAAGCCGCCGGGCACGCGGGCGAGTTCGCGTGTGAGCTTGCCTGTCATCGGGTGAAGAAGCGCAGTCGTTCGCGCATCTGCAGCGTTATCACCGCGGCGAAGAGCGGAAGCGACCACGGCGACACGATCAGCGCGACCGTGGCCAGGCCCGCGATCGCGGCCCCGCCGAAGAACCGCGCGCCCACGTGAGCGAAACCCCACCGCGGGGTCGTCGCGTAGATGAGCACCGAACACAGCACGCCGGCGACGCCGGCGCCCGCGGCGGCGAGGCTCAGCGCCAGGGCCGGCTTCACTGCGTAGGCAATTGCCAACGGCATGAAGACGCCGAAGGCGAGGATCTCCCGCGACAGCCACGACGTTCGCAGCCCGAGCAGCGCGCGGTACGCGTATCGCGGTCGTCCGAGGTGAAACACCGACGCGCTCAACGCCAGCAGCCCCACGGCGGCGATGAGGGAACTGTCGACGACGCTGCGCCGGCCAAGGAACAGTTCGGTCACGAACGCGCCCACGGACAGCTGCGTGAGCACGAGCATGACGGCGAGCGCCGGGTGCCCCTCCTTGCGACTTTGTGTATCTGAGTGCACCCCAGCGCGCACGGGAATACACAAAGTCGGTTTGGCGGTCACGTACTGCGTCGTCGACAGCCCGTCGACGACGTCCGCGGAGTCGACGATCGTGATCGAGATCGCCTGATTCGGACAACCCTGCACGCAGGCCGGGGCTTCGCCCTCGGCGAGGCGCCCGCTGCACATGTCGCACTTGCGCACGATGCCGAGGCGGTGGTTGAACGTCGGCACCTCGTACGGGCACGTCAGGGTGCAATAGGAGCAGCCGATGCACTGGTCGTCGAGATGCCGGACGATGCCGGTGACGGGGTCCTTCTCGTAGGCGTTGACCGGACAGCCGCGCATGCACGCCGGGTCGACGCAGTGATGGCAGGCGGCGGTCACCGTCTGCTGCGTCGCCACGCCTCCGCGCTCGCCGTCGACGCGGGTGACGCGGCGCCACGCTTCGTCCTCGTCGAGACCGTTGAGCGAGTGGCACGCCACCACGCACGCCTTGCACCCGGTGCAGGCGTCGAGGTCGACACGAAACGCGTACTGCTGCCCGGCTTGAGGTGACGCAGTCGGCAGCAGGTCGCGGTAGTAACGCGCCTGCGCGTGTTCCGCGTCGGCTTCGTGGCGCTGGGCGAAGCGTTCGACGGCGGTCAGGTCGGCCTGTTCGGCCAGCCAGCGGTCGACGGGCGTCGCCTCCGGTGTGTCAATGGACGACAGCAGCGTCAACGCGCTCCGATCTCGATGCGCCCGCCGACGACGCGCGTCGGGAACGTCGTGAGGTGCACGGTGGCGTCGTCGAAACACGCACCGGTGCGCAGGTCGAAGCTCTGCTTGTACACCGGCGAGCTCACCTTGGGCGCGTCGCCCCGCGAACCCACGATGCCCCGCGACAACACGTTGGCCCCTGAGAACGGGTCGTAGTTCGACAACGCGAAAACGGTGTCGTCGTCCCAGCGGAACACCGCCACCTGTTCGCCGCCGACAAGGGCGGCGACGCCGCGGCCGGGAATGAGATCGTCGAGACCGCACACGTCGGTCCATGTCGTCAACAGCAGGTCGGTCATGCGTTGATGAAGCTCCTGAATCGGGCGACCCGCTGCGGGTCGCGAACGGTTGCCTTCCACTCACACTCGTAGGCGGCGACGTGCTGTTCCATCTCGGCCTCGAGTTCCGCCGCGATGCCGAGGCAGTCGTCGATCACGACGCGGCGGAGGTAGTCGAGACCGCCGTCGAGCTTGTCGAGCCAGGTCGCCGTGCGCTCGAGGCGATCGGCGGTGCGGATGTAGAACATCAAGAAGCGGTCGATGTAGGCGACGAGCGTGTCGTCGTCGAGGTCCTCGGCGAACAGGTCGGCGTGACGGGGACGCATGCCGCCGTTGCCGCCGACGTAGAGGTTCCAGCCGCGTTCGGTGGCGATGACGCCGAAGTCCTTGCTCTGCGCTTCGGCGCATTCCCGCGTGCAGCCCGAGACCGCCGACTTGATCTTGTGCGGCGCCCGCAGTCCGCGGTATCGCAGCTCGAGGCGAATCGCCATCGCGGTCGAGTCCTGCACCCCGAAACGGCACCACGTTGAGCCGACGCAGCTCTTCACCGTCCGCAGCGCCTTGCCGTAGGCGTGGCCCGACTCCATGCCGGCGTCGATGAGGCGCGACCAGATCGTGGGCAGGTCGTCGACGCGGGCGCCGAACAAGTCGATGCGCTGGCCGCCGGTGATTTTCGTGTACAGCCCGAACTCCTTGGCGACTTCCCCGATGGTGATCAGCTGGTCGGGCGTGATCTCGCCGCCGGGCACGCGTGGCACGACCGAGTACGTGCCGTCGCGCTGCAAGTTGGCGAGGAAGTGGTCGTTGGTGTCCTGGAGCGCGGCCTGCTCGCCGTCGAGGATGTAGCCGCCGCCGAGCGATGCCAGCATCGACGCCACCGCCGGCTTGCAGATCTCGCAGCCGTGCCCCGTACCGTGGCCCGCCAGCAACTCGGAGAACGACACGATGCGGTGCACGCGCACGATGTCGAACAACTCCTGGCGCGAGTAGGCGAAGTGCTCGCACAAGTCGTTGCGCACCTCGACGCCGGCCTGGCGCAGCTCGTCCTTGAGCAACTCGGTCACGATCGGCACGCAGCCACCACACGTGGCGCCCGCCTTCGTCGCCGCCTTGATCTCGCGCACGTCGGTGCACCCACCGTCGCGCACGGCGCCACAGATCGTCGCCTTCGTCACGTTGTTGCACGAACACACCGTTGCCGTCTCGGCCAGAGCGCCGACACCGACGACGGCGCGGTCGCTGTCGGCGGCGGGAAAGATGAGTTGCTCGGGGTGTTCCGGCGTCGGCAGGTCGCCGCGGCTCATCTGCAACAGCAGCTGGTAGGCGGACGCGTCGCCGACGAACACCCCGCCGCGTACTGACGTGCCGGCATCGTCGACGACGAGGCGTTTGTAGACCTTGTTGACGGGGTCGTCGTAGGTGATGGCGCGGGCGCCCTCGCCGGTAGCGAAGGTGTCGCCGAACGACGCGACGTCGACGCCCATGAGCTTCAACTTGGTGGAGAGGTCACCACCGTCGAACGTCGCCTCGCCGCCCAGGACGCGGTCGGCGGCAACGCGGGCCATTTCGTAGCCGGGGGCCACGAGGCCCCAGATCCGATTGTCGGCGAGGGCGCACTCGCCGATGGCGTAGATCGCCGGATCCGTCGTGCGGCAGCCGGCATCGACGACGATGCCGCCGCGCTCGCCGACATCGAGCCCGCACGCCCGTGCCAACTCGTCGCGTGGCCGAATGCCGGCGGAGAAGACGACGATGTCGACGTCGAGCGTCGCGCCGTCGGCGAAGCGGAGGGCAGCGACGCCGCCGTCATCACCGCCGAGGATCTGCTCGGTGGCGCATGACGTGTGCACGATGATGCCCAATGCTTCGACGTGCGAACGCAGCGTGGCGCCGCCGCCATCGTCGACTTGCAGAGGCATCAGCCGCGGCGCGAACTCCATGACGTGCGTGTCGAGGCCCAGCAAGCGCAGAGCATTCGCGGCTTCGAGGCCGAGCAGCCCACCGCCGATCACGGCGCCGACGCCACGACCCGCGGCATAGCTGCGAATCGCCTCGAGGTCGTCGAGCGTGCGGTACACGAAGCAACCCGGACGGTCGCGCCCGTCGATCGGCGGCACGAACGGCGCCGACCCCGTCGCCAGGACCAGGGCGTCG
Above is a genomic segment from Acidimicrobiales bacterium containing:
- the murJ gene encoding murein biosynthesis integral membrane protein MurJ gives rise to the protein MTVPVDAPDGEGTQGVIRSSALVAVGTGLSRVTGFLALAAVAYALGFTRLTDTYNLANTTPNMVYELLLGGVLSATLVPVFVERLEDDDAEGIGAVVFVSIVALVALTAVGLLVAPLIIRLLTAEAPGATAHLQRHVANGLLRMFMPQVFFYGLIAIATALLHARRRFNVPAFAPALANLVEVALFLWVRHVASGTPTLQQVAHDRGLALLLGLGTTAAVASMAIPIAVAVHRSGRVRLSTSWRHPAVAKVFRLSGWTIGYAVANQASLWVILVLANRHAGGVAAYQGAFVFFQLPHGLLAVSLMTTITPELARRATRGEWQAWRDRFDGGLRLLLVVVAPAATGYVVLARPLITTLLQRGAFSSGSTSLTAHLLVTLAAGLPGFSVYLYTLRGFYALSDTRTPFALNVVQNVLTVVAALALDPHFGVAGLTAAIALAYTLAAVLALAALRRRVGGVVRMHTVVTAVRVFVACAVMGAAVVAIRHVTSGRGALMTTAVGVLVGIVVYVAGVSALRVSEARELVGVARGVVRR
- the amt gene encoding ammonium transporter encodes the protein MWRRRIFGVVAIVLLALGATAGTAFAANGDHNGTHTGNDASVSTSFTGGHTPTIEKIADQVEQNRIAINLVWLTVGGVLVLFMQAGFALVETGFTQAKNASHTMMMNMVIFALGVIGWYVCGYAFMFGSVDVRGILGITSLGAPWHIGAWNILSHHGFFLGGNSYDVSILGFFFFQLVFMDATATIPTGAMAERWKFSSFCVWGLFASMILYPVYGNWVWGGGWLSQIGAMGPKLGHGAVDFAGSGVVHAMGGVAAFWGAKMLGPRIGKFDKDGKPRAIPGHHLPMAILGTFILLVGWMGFNGASTFAGTDFRFTAVIVNTILASATGCIAAMLVMWRVFGKPDPSMTANGLLAGLVAITAPCAFVAPWGACVIGAVAGCLVVGVVVFVERVLKVDDPVGAVAVHGANGLWGLIAVGLFADGSYGAGLNGVASPVKGLFYGSAGQLGAQLIDVVTLVVWCSIACIIFFKILEKTVGFRSKEEHEIAGLDLPEMGALAYPDFLEAQGPVFAPVGNASVATSAKALREEVAG
- a CDS encoding P-II family nitrogen regulator, whose product is MKRIEAVIRPDRFDNVAEQLKEAGFAGFTIADVRGHGQSPEKVGEWRGQTYELAVTHKLQVTVIVEDDEVVGAVEAIVTGAYTGNLGDGLITVSDVVAVYNIRNGLPSKTT
- a CDS encoding molybdopterin-dependent oxidoreductase — protein: MTGKLTRELARVPGGFGLGQVPAAGKPTAVTSMVCGFCSTGCSLDVHLREGQAVNITPTTKYPVNLGMACPKGWEALTPLRASDRGTTPLWRDHRGKLQPIGWDAAITTFVDRFGAILDAYGPESVAFLSTGQIPTEEMAFLGALAKFGMGLVHGDGNTRQCMATSVVAYKESFGFDAPPYTYADFEESDVIVLVGSNLCIAHPIMWERVCRNPHAPEIIVVDPRTTETAAAATQHYAITPKSDLAFLYAVAHVLVREGWVDHGYIDAHTNEFDAFAAFVADFAPEHVAATAGLEATDIERLARTIHDGERVSFWWTMGVNQGHESTRTAQAIVNLALMTGNIGRPGTGANSITGQCNAMGSRLFSNTTNLLGGRDFANPDARADVADILGIDVSRIPDRPSLAYDQIVERVLDGKIKGLWIIATNAAHSWIYQDMMRFGFDKLDFLVVQDMYPTTETAECADLYLPAAGWGEKEGTFINSERRVGIIKRVAAAPGDALSDFAIFRLIADAWGCGDLFAEWQTPEDVFGIIQRLSAGRPCDITGIDGYDAVDRCGGVQWPFPRGAVVEATDERRLFEDGRFFHADGRARFVFEAPRPVAEPVDDDYPLFLLTGRGGSSQWHTQTRTAKSAVLRSLSDMEPYVELAPDDARRRRIGDGDSVVVVSRRGSMQAQARVTPTVRAGQVFVPMHYVATNKLTNASFDPYSRQPSYKSGAVDVRRARR
- a CDS encoding polysaccharide biosynthesis C-terminal domain-containing protein, with translation MAETDSKQSDGEAPLSIGRFLGRGASTSFVLQASAVVLNYVTNIVFARTLGVDDFGVFTYVTNWARIGGGISHLSMASSGLRFVAEHSAAEDWPEVKGVIRTSRQLPVFLGGAAAVIGSVAILAVQGRTPASVAMVLALWIIPTAGLIEMQETILQAYRLIFRAFFPWLVFQPIVAIALALGALLFGVHVSASMAVAIMLGSYVAALALQGVWLHAAIPAEVHAAPAAYEYRAWTKVTAPIFLSNVVSIVFTRLDVVMVGIFLGAKEAGIYAVAMRAGNLAQIGQSSMAAIVSPRISHLYWANREDELQDLALTSVRWIFFPSVALTALMFLFANPILSVFGHAFIAGRWVLIWIALGQLVSVSSGPVGWLMNLTGRQNTAAKVFGATAALTVVGYIVLIPWLGIVGAAIANAAAIAVRNLVLSRFARRSLGYNVSVWASLRRRHPEQA
- a CDS encoding ACT domain-containing protein, with amino-acid sequence MITLRRRAAVPDRIATAPAAYVAVHDRADLARHAALLDPLPRAGEVRVATTPARRRGAWNLDIAARDRPGLLARTTGVLAAHGIGVLQAVVATWDDGAALQSFVVDRHGAPGADEFARALDRPYLPTSVAIASVTFDNDASPAYTACEVVAADQPGLLHAIATVFADAGVDVHAASVDTVGGRARDRFDLSVAAGGKLSPAWHAAIARALGF